Proteins encoded by one window of Azoarcus sp. PA01:
- the folE2 gene encoding GTP cyclohydrolase FolE2 → MTSHQAQAIPDVQNLNDSRKLAIDKVGIKSIRHPVRVSDKNGGVQHTIAVFNMYVGLPHNFKGTHMSRFIEIINGNEREISVESIEPMLREMVKRLEAETGQIELTFPYFINKSAPISGVQSLMDYEVTFTAEIREGGAYSFTMKTVVPVTSLCPCSKKISEYGAHNQRSHVTVTAQTNSFLWIEELVQLVESQASCQLYGLLKRPDEKYVTEHAYDNPKFVEDMVRDVAGLLNTEPRVDSYRVESENFESIHNHSAYALIECDKRVGAGAP, encoded by the coding sequence ATGACTTCACACCAGGCTCAGGCCATTCCCGACGTCCAGAATCTCAACGACAGCCGGAAACTGGCCATCGACAAAGTCGGCATAAAGTCCATTCGTCATCCAGTGCGAGTCAGCGACAAGAACGGCGGCGTGCAGCACACGATTGCCGTTTTCAACATGTACGTCGGCCTCCCCCATAATTTCAAGGGGACTCACATGTCGCGCTTCATTGAGATCATCAACGGGAACGAGCGGGAGATTTCAGTCGAGTCGATTGAGCCGATGCTGCGTGAAATGGTCAAGCGCCTTGAAGCCGAGACGGGTCAGATCGAGCTTACCTTCCCCTATTTCATCAACAAATCCGCCCCGATCTCCGGCGTTCAGAGCCTCATGGACTATGAGGTCACGTTTACCGCCGAAATACGGGAAGGCGGCGCATACAGTTTCACGATGAAGACCGTCGTACCGGTAACGAGCCTGTGCCCGTGCTCGAAAAAGATCTCGGAATATGGCGCTCACAATCAGCGCTCTCACGTCACCGTCACTGCTCAAACGAACAGCTTCCTCTGGATCGAAGAGCTCGTGCAGCTCGTCGAAAGTCAGGCTTCCTGCCAGCTCTACGGCCTGTTGAAGCGCCCTGACGAGAAATACGTGACCGAGCACGCGTACGACAATCCAAAGTTCGTCGAGGATATGGTTCGCGACGTTGCCGGTCTTCTCAATACCGAGCCGCGAGTCGACAGTTACCGGGTGGAATCCGAAAACTTCGAATCCATCCACAATCATTCGGCGTATGCGCTGATCGAATGTGACAAGCGCGTCGGTGCTGGCGCGCCCTGA
- the dxs gene encoding 1-deoxy-D-xylulose-5-phosphate synthase, with protein MPPYPLLHRIDSPFDLRKLDRRELPALAAELREFLIESVSKTGGHLSSNLGTVELSIALHYVFDTPDDRIVWDVGHQTYGHKILTGRREAMSRLRQFGGISGFPRRSESSYDTFGTAHSSTSISAALGMAVAARDRGEQRRSIAVIGDGAMSAGMAFEALNNAGDMRDINLLVILNDNEMSISPPVGALTKILARMFSGRTYNAARRAGEKVLGVSPPMLDFARKVEEHVKGLITPGTLFEEFGFHYYGPIDGHDLDALLPTLQNLRKLNGPHFLHVITRKGQGYKLAEADPVLYHGVSTFDHTAGIQTAKGAAKLTYTQVFGDWLCDIAAQDQKVVGITPAMREGSGMVRFAQEFPDRYYDVGIAEQHALTFAAGLACEGFKPVVAIYSTFLQRAYDQLIHDIALQNLPVVFAIDRAGLVGADGATHHGAFDLSYLGCIPNLVVMAPADENECRQMLYTAYRHNGPAAVRYPRGSGMQVEPETAMAALPIGKGEVRRNGQRIALLVFGSLLLNALQAAEQLDATVANMRFVKPLDVTLIEELAARHDLIVTLEENAVVGGAGSEVARVLENLQNRPRLLRLGLPDAFIDHGDQSQLLESVGLDAPGIVASIRRAHPDNS; from the coding sequence ATGCCCCCGTACCCCCTGCTTCACCGCATCGACTCACCGTTTGATCTGCGCAAGCTGGACCGTCGCGAACTCCCGGCACTCGCCGCGGAGCTGCGCGAATTTCTGATCGAGTCGGTCTCGAAGACCGGCGGACACCTGTCTTCCAACCTCGGCACGGTCGAGCTGTCGATCGCGCTGCACTACGTTTTCGACACGCCGGACGACCGCATCGTGTGGGACGTGGGTCACCAGACCTACGGACACAAGATCCTCACCGGCCGACGCGAGGCAATGAGCAGGCTGCGCCAGTTCGGCGGAATCTCGGGCTTCCCGCGCCGCTCGGAAAGCAGCTACGACACGTTCGGCACCGCGCACTCGTCGACGTCGATTTCGGCTGCGCTGGGAATGGCGGTGGCCGCACGCGACCGCGGCGAGCAACGGCGTTCGATTGCGGTGATCGGCGATGGCGCAATGTCGGCGGGCATGGCCTTCGAAGCCCTGAACAATGCCGGAGACATGCGCGACATCAACCTGCTGGTGATTCTCAACGACAACGAAATGTCGATATCACCTCCGGTCGGCGCGCTGACGAAGATCCTCGCCCGCATGTTTTCGGGGCGAACCTACAATGCCGCGCGCCGTGCCGGCGAAAAAGTGCTCGGTGTGTCCCCGCCGATGCTCGACTTCGCCCGCAAGGTCGAAGAGCATGTGAAGGGGCTGATCACTCCGGGAACGCTGTTCGAGGAGTTCGGCTTCCATTATTACGGCCCCATCGATGGGCATGACCTCGACGCCCTGCTCCCGACGCTGCAGAACCTGCGCAAGCTCAACGGTCCGCACTTCCTGCACGTCATCACGCGCAAGGGACAAGGGTACAAGCTCGCCGAAGCGGATCCCGTCCTCTACCACGGGGTCTCGACATTCGACCATACCGCGGGCATCCAGACCGCCAAAGGCGCCGCCAAGCTCACGTACACGCAGGTGTTCGGAGACTGGCTGTGCGACATCGCCGCCCAGGATCAAAAAGTCGTCGGCATCACTCCGGCGATGCGAGAGGGCTCGGGGATGGTGCGCTTCGCGCAGGAGTTCCCGGATCGCTACTATGACGTAGGGATCGCCGAGCAGCACGCGCTGACATTCGCCGCAGGCCTCGCATGCGAGGGCTTCAAGCCCGTCGTGGCGATCTATTCGACCTTCCTGCAACGCGCCTACGACCAGCTCATCCACGACATCGCGTTGCAAAACCTCCCGGTGGTGTTTGCGATCGATCGCGCCGGACTCGTCGGGGCCGACGGGGCCACGCATCACGGAGCCTTCGACCTCTCCTATCTCGGCTGCATTCCCAACCTTGTCGTCATGGCGCCTGCCGATGAAAACGAGTGCCGGCAGATGCTCTACACGGCTTACCGCCACAACGGGCCAGCGGCGGTGCGCTACCCCCGCGGCAGCGGAATGCAGGTGGAGCCGGAAACCGCGATGGCGGCGCTGCCGATTGGCAAAGGCGAGGTCCGTCGAAACGGCCAGCGCATTGCGCTGCTCGTCTTTGGCAGTCTTCTCCTCAATGCACTGCAGGCCGCCGAGCAGCTCGACGCGACGGTGGCCAACATGCGTTTTGTCAAACCGCTCGACGTCACGCTTATCGAGGAACTGGCCGCTCGCCACGATCTCATCGTCACCCTCGAGGAAAACGCCGTTGTCGGAGGCGCTGGATCAGAGGTGGCGAGAGTGCTGGAAAACCTGCAAAACCGCCCCCGGCTGCTGCGCCTCGGCTTGCCGGACGCCTTCATCGACCACGGAGACCAGTCCCAGCTCCTCGAGTCGGTCGGACTTGACGCTCCGGGAATTGTGGCGTCAATAAGGCGCGCCCACCCTGACAATAGTTGA
- a CDS encoding polyprenyl synthetase family protein, with amino-acid sequence MSHTNFLAWMEAIQRRSETALENLLPDANIAPARLHEAMRYAVLGGGKRIRPLLVHGAGGLVGAAAERLDKVACAVELIHAYSLVHDDLPCMDNDVLRRGKPTVHVEYDDATALLVGDSLQALAFQSLSEHLLTEDPSQQLAMVAQLARASGSRGMAGGQAIDLAAVGKQLSREELEYMHIHKTGALIRASVLLGAACGTRLDADLMERLDHYGKLVGLLFQVVDDILDTQSDTATLGKTAGKDADNNKPTYVTLLGMTEARVLAESLLADAREALAPFGLEAARLDELATFIVHRRF; translated from the coding sequence ATGAGCCACACGAATTTTTTGGCCTGGATGGAAGCCATCCAGCGACGCTCGGAAACCGCGCTGGAAAATCTTCTCCCCGACGCGAACATCGCTCCCGCCCGGCTTCACGAAGCGATGCGCTACGCCGTGCTCGGCGGCGGCAAGCGCATCCGACCGCTGCTCGTCCATGGGGCAGGAGGTCTCGTCGGTGCTGCTGCTGAGCGGCTGGACAAAGTTGCCTGCGCCGTCGAGCTGATTCACGCCTATTCCCTGGTCCACGACGACTTGCCCTGCATGGACAATGACGTGCTGCGGCGCGGGAAACCGACCGTGCATGTCGAATACGACGACGCGACGGCGTTGCTCGTGGGGGACTCCCTGCAGGCGCTCGCCTTCCAGTCCCTCTCCGAGCACCTGCTCACCGAGGACCCGTCGCAGCAGCTGGCGATGGTCGCCCAGCTCGCGCGCGCGTCCGGCTCGCGAGGCATGGCGGGCGGACAGGCGATCGACCTTGCGGCGGTCGGCAAACAGCTCAGCCGCGAAGAGCTCGAATACATGCATATCCACAAGACCGGCGCGTTGATCCGGGCTTCGGTACTGCTCGGAGCGGCGTGCGGCACGAGACTCGACGCCGACCTCATGGAACGCCTCGATCACTACGGCAAGCTCGTGGGCCTGCTGTTCCAGGTCGTCGACGATATCCTCGATACCCAGTCGGACACGGCGACGCTCGGAAAAACAGCCGGCAAAGATGCCGACAACAACAAACCGACTTACGTAACTCTCCTCGGCATGACGGAAGCGCGCGTGCTCGCCGAATCGCTGCTTGCCGACGCCCGTGAAGCTCTCGCGCCTTTCGGACTCGAGGCCGCCAGACTCGACGAACTCGCCACTTTCATCGTCCATCGAAGATTCTGA
- a CDS encoding MaoC family dehydratase produces the protein MSEAVRDFSQCYGHAFEDLKVGMSAAVGRTVTEADIAIFAGVSGDTNPVHLDAEFAASTMFGERIAHGMLSASFISAVFGTKLPGPGCIYLGQSMNFKAPVKVGETVVARVTVRELVTHKRRAFFDTVCTVAGKVVLEGHAEIYLPARD, from the coding sequence ATGAGTGAAGCGGTCCGCGATTTTTCACAGTGCTACGGTCATGCTTTCGAGGACCTGAAAGTAGGTATGTCAGCGGCGGTCGGGCGCACCGTAACCGAGGCGGATATCGCTATTTTTGCCGGTGTTTCGGGTGATACGAATCCCGTTCACCTCGATGCCGAATTTGCGGCGTCGACGATGTTTGGTGAACGAATCGCTCATGGGATGCTGTCGGCGAGCTTCATTTCCGCAGTGTTCGGTACCAAGCTGCCGGGACCGGGGTGCATCTATCTCGGGCAGTCGATGAACTTCAAGGCGCCGGTCAAAGTCGGCGAGACGGTCGTTGCGCGTGTGACGGTGCGCGAACTCGTGACGCACAAGCGCCGTGCGTTCTTTGATACTGTCTGTACGGTGGCCGGAAAAGTGGTACTCGAAGGCCATGCGGAGATCTATCTCCCCGCCAGGGACTGA
- a CDS encoding IS66 family transposase produces the protein MLLPARLDELNADELRHLVQELAAEVSQQAALIGQKDHELNWRQAKIDKLTHELALHKRWRFSARSEQLSAEQARLFEETVDTDLAAIETELEQLSSPKPPDEKAKPRRQPLPPHLPRHDIHHEPEQRTCPCGCQLKRIGEDIAEKLDYTPGVFTVERHIRGKWVCAQCETLIQAPVPAQVIDKGIPTVGLLAHVMVAKFADHQPLYRLSGILDRSGMTIPPSTLGQWVGVTGVALQPLVDALKEALLERPVLHADETPVAMLNPGAGKTHRAYLWSYGTPVFETMKAVIYDFADSRAGKHAKAFLGDWRGTLVCDDYAAYNALFAHGITEAGCMAHARRRFFNLHANHQSQIAGEALEIFGQIYGVERDVADLTAHERLRIRQAKARPIADALHTWLMTQRQRVPTGSATAKAIDYSLNRWAALTHYLDDGRVPIDNNWIENRIRPVALGRGNWLFAGSLRAGQRAAAIMSLIQSAKLNGHDPYAYLKDVLARLPTQPVSRISELLPHRWQPQSGAC, from the coding sequence ATGCTTCTTCCTGCCCGGCTTGACGAACTGAATGCGGATGAACTGCGCCACCTGGTGCAGGAATTGGCCGCCGAAGTCAGCCAGCAAGCGGCGCTGATCGGCCAGAAGGATCACGAGCTGAACTGGCGTCAGGCCAAGATCGACAAGCTCACGCATGAACTGGCGTTGCACAAGCGCTGGCGGTTCAGTGCCCGATCCGAGCAGCTGTCGGCCGAGCAGGCGCGACTGTTCGAGGAAACCGTCGACACCGACCTCGCCGCAATCGAAACAGAACTCGAACAGCTGTCGAGTCCGAAGCCACCGGACGAGAAAGCCAAGCCGCGTCGGCAGCCGCTGCCGCCGCATTTGCCACGCCACGACATCCACCACGAACCGGAGCAGAGGACCTGCCCCTGCGGCTGTCAGCTCAAGCGCATCGGCGAGGATATCGCCGAGAAGCTCGACTACACGCCGGGCGTGTTCACCGTCGAGCGGCACATTCGCGGCAAGTGGGTCTGTGCCCAGTGCGAGACGCTGATCCAGGCCCCGGTGCCGGCGCAAGTGATCGACAAGGGCATTCCGACCGTCGGCCTGCTGGCGCACGTGATGGTCGCCAAGTTCGCCGATCATCAACCCTTGTATCGGCTGAGCGGCATCCTCGATCGGTCCGGCATGACGATTCCGCCCTCGACGCTCGGCCAGTGGGTCGGCGTAACCGGCGTCGCGCTGCAACCGCTGGTCGACGCTCTCAAGGAGGCGTTGCTCGAGCGTCCGGTATTGCATGCCGACGAGACGCCGGTGGCGATGCTCAATCCCGGTGCCGGCAAGACGCATCGGGCGTATTTATGGAGTTACGGCACGCCGGTCTTCGAAACGATGAAGGCGGTGATCTACGACTTTGCTGACAGCCGGGCGGGCAAGCACGCGAAAGCCTTCCTCGGCGACTGGCGAGGGACGCTGGTCTGCGACGATTACGCGGCCTATAACGCCCTGTTTGCCCACGGGATCACCGAAGCAGGATGCATGGCCCATGCGAGGCGACGCTTCTTCAACCTGCATGCCAACCACCAGAGCCAGATTGCCGGCGAAGCGCTCGAGATCTTCGGCCAGATCTACGGCGTCGAGCGCGACGTGGCCGACCTGACCGCCCATGAACGGCTCCGAATACGACAGGCGAAAGCGCGACCGATCGCCGATGCCTTGCATACTTGGCTGATGACGCAACGACAACGCGTGCCAACCGGTTCGGCGACGGCCAAGGCCATCGATTACAGCCTGAATCGATGGGCGGCACTGACCCACTATCTTGACGACGGCCGGGTGCCGATCGACAACAACTGGATCGAGAATCGAATCCGGCCGGTGGCCCTCGGCCGTGGGAACTGGCTATTCGCGGGCAGCCTGCGCGCCGGCCAGCGGGCGGCGGCGATCATGAGCCTGATTCAGTCGGCCAAGCTCAACGGCCACGATCCGTATGCCTATCTGAAGGACGTCCTCGCCCGGCTGCCGACCCAACCGGTCAGCCGGATCAGCGAGTTGCTGCCGCATCGCTGGCAGCCCCAATCCGGCGCCTGCTGA
- the tnpB gene encoding IS66 family insertion sequence element accessory protein TnpB (TnpB, as the term is used for proteins encoded by IS66 family insertion elements, is considered an accessory protein, since TnpC, encoded by a neighboring gene, is a DDE family transposase.), translating into MIRIDAVWLAVQALDMRAGTDTVLGRVVQVFGEARPHHAYLFANRRGNRMKVLVHDGFGIWLAARRLQQGRFHWPAGETTATLSRAQFDALVLGLPWQRIGDDGIIRVL; encoded by the coding sequence ATGATCCGGATCGACGCGGTCTGGCTGGCGGTGCAGGCGCTGGACATGCGGGCCGGTACCGATACGGTGCTGGGTCGGGTCGTTCAGGTGTTCGGTGAAGCGCGGCCGCACCATGCCTACCTCTTCGCCAACCGTCGAGGCAACCGAATGAAGGTGCTGGTCCATGACGGCTTCGGCATCTGGCTGGCGGCGCGCCGACTCCAACAGGGGCGCTTCCATTGGCCGGCCGGCGAGACGACGGCGACGCTGAGTCGGGCGCAGTTCGACGCCCTGGTGCTGGGGCTGCCGTGGCAGCGGATCGGCGACGACGGCATCATCCGGGTGCTGTGA
- a CDS encoding exodeoxyribonuclease VII small subunit, with protein MAKAPTAPKSFESAIAELEAIVQEMESGAISLEQALERYQRGANLLKHCQETLQAAEQRVRQLENDVLAPLNPAEDMRDQE; from the coding sequence ATGGCCAAGGCCCCAACTGCGCCAAAATCCTTCGAATCCGCCATTGCCGAACTCGAAGCGATTGTTCAGGAAATGGAAAGCGGAGCGATCTCGCTCGAGCAGGCGCTGGAACGGTATCAACGCGGCGCCAACCTGCTGAAACACTGTCAGGAAACTCTGCAAGCCGCTGAACAGCGGGTGCGCCAGCTGGAAAACGATGTTCTGGCGCCGTTGAATCCGGCTGAAGACATGAGGGACCAGGAATGA
- a CDS encoding transposase produces MDTIMEIAKPQRQKRQHSEEFRQAVVQACGEPGASVAGVALANGVNANLVRKWMAKRGVRPPGQSVRRGALQAAVSEFVPLHVAPASPPDIRIELCRGNTTVRIEWPVQAAGECGAWLREWLR; encoded by the coding sequence GTGGACACCATCATGGAGATTGCGAAACCGCAACGCCAGAAGCGGCAGCACAGCGAGGAATTTCGGCAGGCGGTTGTTCAGGCGTGCGGCGAGCCTGGCGCGTCGGTGGCTGGGGTGGCGCTGGCCAACGGCGTGAATGCCAACCTGGTGAGGAAATGGATGGCCAAGCGCGGCGTGAGGCCGCCAGGCCAAAGCGTGCGGCGGGGTGCATTGCAGGCTGCCGTTTCCGAATTTGTTCCGCTCCACGTTGCGCCGGCATCGCCCCCGGACATCCGCATCGAGCTTTGCCGGGGCAACACGACGGTGCGCATCGAGTGGCCTGTGCAGGCGGCCGGCGAATGCGGCGCCTGGCTGCGTGAGTGGCTTCGATGA
- a CDS encoding aromatic ring-hydroxylating dioxygenase subunit alpha, giving the protein MSDLAFKAKTAPAISQLPVSMYFDEKIFELEKRLLFQGGAGYVGHELMVPEVGNYRSLEWLDHSKLLFRTHDGIHRLSNVCRHRQAIMLEGAGSAERIVCPVHRWTYDQQGRLLGAPRFPENPCLDLKRDALENWRGLLFAGPRSARADLAGMEVAPELDFSGFKLDRVEIHECNYNWKTFIEVYLEDYHVVPFHPGLGRFVSCDDLSWQFGDWYSVQRVGITSLAKPGSEAYRTWHEAILAYYGDSRPAQGAIWLTYYPNVMVEWYPHVLVVSTLVPRDVNRTTNVVEFYYPEDIVEFEREFVAAEQAAYMETAIEDDDIGERMDRGRRALLQEGRDEVGPYQSPLEDGMRHFHEFYRRILGPHL; this is encoded by the coding sequence ATGTCCGATCTCGCATTCAAGGCCAAAACGGCCCCGGCGATTTCCCAGTTGCCGGTTTCGATGTACTTCGACGAAAAAATCTTCGAACTCGAGAAGCGCCTGTTGTTCCAGGGCGGGGCGGGATATGTCGGCCACGAGTTGATGGTACCGGAAGTCGGAAACTATCGCTCTCTGGAATGGCTGGATCACTCCAAGTTGCTGTTTCGCACGCACGACGGCATCCATCGCCTGTCGAACGTCTGCCGGCATCGCCAGGCAATCATGTTGGAAGGTGCGGGCAGTGCCGAACGGATCGTCTGCCCGGTCCATCGCTGGACGTACGACCAGCAGGGCCGCCTGCTCGGTGCGCCGCGTTTCCCCGAGAATCCGTGCCTCGACCTCAAGCGTGATGCGCTGGAAAACTGGCGTGGCCTGCTGTTCGCCGGTCCGCGCTCGGCCCGCGCCGACCTGGCCGGAATGGAGGTGGCGCCGGAACTCGACTTTTCGGGCTTCAAGCTCGATCGGGTCGAGATTCACGAGTGCAATTACAACTGGAAGACCTTTATCGAGGTGTACCTCGAGGATTACCACGTCGTGCCCTTCCACCCTGGCCTGGGACGCTTCGTTAGCTGTGACGACCTGTCTTGGCAATTTGGCGACTGGTACTCGGTGCAGCGTGTCGGCATCACTTCGCTCGCGAAGCCCGGTTCCGAGGCATACCGGACGTGGCATGAGGCGATCCTCGCCTACTACGGCGACAGCCGGCCGGCCCAGGGCGCGATCTGGCTGACGTATTACCCGAACGTGATGGTGGAGTGGTACCCGCACGTGCTCGTCGTCAGCACGCTGGTGCCGCGCGACGTGAACAGGACGACCAACGTCGTCGAGTTTTACTACCCTGAGGATATTGTCGAGTTCGAACGCGAGTTCGTCGCTGCCGAACAGGCTGCCTACATGGAAACCGCGATCGAGGACGACGACATCGGCGAGCGCATGGACCGGGGTCGCCGGGCGTTGCTGCAGGAAGGGCGCGACGAGGTCGGGCCGTATCAGTCGCCGCTCGAGGACGGGATGCGGCATTTCCACGAGTTCTACCGGCGCATCCTCGGGCCGCATCTCTGA
- the ispH gene encoding 4-hydroxy-3-methylbut-2-enyl diphosphate reductase: MDDKEILLATPRGFCAGVERAIEIVEQALARFGAPIYVRHEVVHNKFVVDGLRAKGAIFVENLDEVPTGQTVIFSAHGVPQAVRSEAARRGLRVFDATCPLVTKVHLEVARMREQGREIVMIGHKGHPEVEGTMGQVGDGIHLVEVVEDVAKLKVADPQQLAYVTQTTLSVDDAATLVAALRARFPAIVGPKKDDICYATQNRQDAVKFMAPRVDIVFVVGSRNSSNSNRLREVAELLGVPAYLVDNAAGIDPAWLENKKRVGVTAGASAPEVLVDAVVERLKELGASSVRTLEGVPERVTFPLPRELQTPD, from the coding sequence ATGGACGACAAGGAAATCCTGCTCGCGACTCCGCGCGGCTTCTGTGCGGGCGTCGAGCGCGCGATCGAGATCGTCGAGCAGGCGCTCGCCCGTTTCGGTGCGCCGATCTACGTACGTCATGAAGTCGTGCATAACAAGTTCGTCGTCGACGGGCTTCGCGCGAAAGGCGCGATTTTCGTCGAAAACCTCGACGAAGTGCCGACCGGCCAGACCGTGATCTTCAGCGCGCACGGAGTGCCGCAGGCCGTGCGCAGCGAAGCGGCAAGGCGCGGCCTGCGAGTCTTCGACGCGACCTGTCCGCTCGTGACCAAGGTTCATCTGGAAGTCGCCCGCATGCGCGAGCAGGGGCGCGAGATCGTGATGATCGGACACAAGGGCCACCCCGAAGTCGAAGGGACGATGGGACAGGTCGGTGACGGCATCCACCTCGTCGAGGTCGTCGAGGACGTCGCAAAGCTGAAAGTCGCCGACCCGCAGCAGCTCGCGTACGTCACGCAAACGACTTTGTCGGTCGACGACGCCGCGACGCTCGTCGCCGCACTGCGGGCGCGTTTCCCGGCGATTGTCGGCCCGAAGAAAGACGACATCTGCTACGCGACGCAGAACCGCCAGGACGCGGTCAAGTTCATGGCGCCGCGGGTCGATATCGTGTTCGTCGTCGGCTCGCGCAACAGCTCGAACTCGAACCGCCTGCGCGAAGTCGCCGAACTGCTCGGGGTGCCGGCGTATCTCGTCGATAACGCCGCCGGCATCGACCCGGCATGGCTCGAAAACAAGAAACGCGTCGGCGTCACGGCCGGCGCGTCGGCACCGGAAGTGCTCGTCGATGCAGTCGTCGAACGCCTCAAGGAGTTGGGAGCAAGCTCGGTGCGCACGCTTGAAGGAGTGCCCGAGCGCGTAACCTTCCCGCTGCCGCGCGAGCTTCAGACTCCGGACTGA